The Streptomyces sp. NBC_01268 genome window below encodes:
- the rplJ gene encoding 50S ribosomal protein L10 has translation MARPDKAASVAELADQFRGSNAAVLTEYRGLTVAQLKTLRRSLGENAQYAVVKNTLTKIAANEAGITALDEHFAGPTAVAFVTGDPVESAKALRDFAKENPNLIIKAGVLDGKALSADEIKKLADLESREVLLSKLAGAFKGKQSQAASLFQALPSKFVRTAEALRVKLAEQGGAE, from the coding sequence ATGGCAAGGCCCGACAAGGCTGCCTCGGTGGCCGAGCTCGCGGACCAGTTCCGTGGCTCGAACGCCGCTGTGCTGACCGAGTACCGGGGTCTCACCGTTGCGCAGCTCAAGACGCTGCGTCGTTCGCTCGGTGAGAACGCCCAGTACGCCGTGGTGAAGAACACGCTGACCAAGATTGCGGCCAACGAGGCCGGGATCACCGCACTGGACGAGCACTTCGCTGGTCCGACCGCGGTCGCCTTCGTCACCGGTGACCCGGTGGAGTCGGCGAAGGCTCTGCGTGACTTCGCCAAGGAGAACCCGAACCTCATCATCAAGGCTGGTGTCCTTGACGGTAAGGCTCTCTCCGCCGACGAGATCAAGAAGCTCGCGGACCTCGAGTCCCGCGAGGTTCTGCTCAGCAAGCTGGCCGGCGCCTTCAAGGGCAAGCAGTCTCAGGCTGCTTCGCTCTTCCAGGCTCTGCCGTCGAAGTTCGTCCGCACCGCGGAAGCGCTTCGCGTCAAGCTCGCCGAGCAGGGCGGTGCCGAGTAA
- the rplL gene encoding 50S ribosomal protein L7/L12 produces MAKLSQDDLLAQFEEMTLIELSEFVKAFEEKFDVTAAAAVAVAGPAVGGGDAGAQAEEQDEFDVILEGAGDKKIQVIKVVRELTSLGLKEAKDLVDGTPKPVLEKVAKEAAEKAAESLKAAGASVTVK; encoded by the coding sequence ATGGCGAAGCTCTCTCAGGACGACCTCCTCGCCCAGTTCGAGGAGATGACCCTCATCGAGCTCTCCGAGTTCGTGAAGGCCTTCGAGGAGAAGTTCGACGTCACCGCCGCCGCGGCCGTCGCCGTTGCCGGCCCCGCCGTGGGTGGTGGCGACGCTGGCGCCCAGGCCGAGGAGCAGGACGAGTTCGACGTCATCCTCGAGGGTGCCGGCGACAAGAAGATCCAGGTCATCAAGGTCGTGCGCGAGCTCACCTCCCTGGGCCTCAAGGAGGCCAAGGACCTCGTCGACGGCACCCCGAAGCCGGTCCTCGAGAAGGTCGCGAAGGAGGCCGCCGAGAAGGCTGCCGAGTCCCTCAAGGCCGCCGGCGCCTCCGTCACGGTCAAGTAA
- the rpoB gene encoding DNA-directed RNA polymerase subunit beta — translation MAASRNASTNTNNGASTAPLRISFAKIKEPLEVPNLLALQTESFDWLLGNAAWKARVEAALESGRDVPTKSGLEEIFEEISPIEDFSGSMSLTFRDHRFEPPKNSIDECKDRDFTYGAPLFVTAEFTNNETGEIKSQTVFMGDFPLMTSKGTFVINGTERVVVSQLVRSPGVYFDSSIDKTSDKDIFSAKIIPSRGAWLEMEIDKRDMVGVRIDRKRKQSVTVLLKALGWTTEQILQEFGEYESMRATLEKDHTQGQDDALLDIYRKLRPGEPPTREAAQTLLENLYFNPKRYDLAKVGRYKVNKKLGADEPLSAGVLTTDDVIATIKYLVKLHAGETETIGASGTEIVVEPDDIDHFGNRRLRNVGELIQNQVRTGLARMERVVRERMTTQDVEAITPQTLINIRPVVASIKEFFGTSQLSQFMDQNNPLSGLTHKRRLSALGPGGLSRERAGFEVRDVHPSHYGRMCPIETPEGPNIGLIGSLASYGRINPFGFIETPYRKVVDGQVTDEVDYVTADEEDRFVIAQANATLNDELQFTEPRVLVRKRGGEVDYVLPADVDYMDVSPRQMVSVATAMIPFLEHDDANRALMGANMMRQAVPLIKSEAPLVGTGMEYRCATDAGDVLKAEKDGVVQELSADYITVANDDGTYITYRLHKFSRSNQGTSVNQKVVVNEGDRVIEGQVLADGPATEDGEMALGKNLLVAFMPWEGHNYEDAIILSQRLVQDDVLSSIHIEEHEVDARDTKLGPEEITRDIPNVSEEVLADLDERGIIRIGADVVAGDILVGKVTPKGETELTPEERLLRAIFGEKAREVRDTSLKVPHGEIGKVIGVRVFDREEGDELPPGVNQLVRVYVAQKRKITDGDKLAGRHGNKGVISKILPIEDMPFLEDGTPVDIILNPLGVPSRMNPGQVLEIHLGWLASRGWDVSGLAEEWAQRLQAIGADQVAPGTNVATPVFDGAREDELAGLLQHTIPNRDGERMVLPTGKARLFDGRSGEPFPDPISVGYMYILKLHHLVDDKLHARSTGPYSMITQQPLGGKAQFGGQRFGEMEVWALEAYGAAYALQELLTIKSDDVTGRVKVYEAIVKGENIPEPGIPESFKVLIKEMQSLCLNVEVLSSDGMSIEMRDTDEDVFRAAEELGIDLSRREPSSVEEV, via the coding sequence TTGGCCGCCTCGCGCAACGCCTCGACCAATACGAACAACGGCGCCAGCACCGCCCCGCTGCGCATCTCCTTTGCAAAGATCAAGGAGCCCCTCGAGGTTCCGAACCTTCTCGCGCTCCAGACCGAGAGCTTCGACTGGCTGCTCGGCAATGCCGCCTGGAAGGCTCGCGTCGAGGCCGCTCTCGAGTCGGGACGGGACGTCCCCACGAAGTCCGGCCTGGAGGAGATCTTCGAGGAGATCTCCCCGATCGAGGACTTCTCCGGGTCGATGTCGCTGACGTTCCGCGACCACCGCTTCGAGCCGCCGAAGAACTCGATCGACGAGTGCAAGGACCGTGACTTCACCTACGGTGCCCCGCTCTTCGTGACCGCCGAGTTCACGAACAACGAGACCGGCGAGATCAAGTCCCAGACGGTCTTCATGGGCGACTTCCCGCTCATGACCAGCAAGGGCACCTTCGTCATCAACGGCACCGAGCGTGTCGTCGTGTCGCAGCTCGTCCGTTCCCCCGGTGTCTACTTCGACTCCTCCATCGACAAGACGTCCGACAAGGACATCTTCTCCGCCAAGATCATCCCGTCCCGGGGTGCCTGGCTGGAGATGGAGATCGACAAGCGCGACATGGTCGGCGTCCGCATCGACCGCAAGCGCAAGCAGTCCGTCACCGTCCTGCTCAAGGCGCTCGGCTGGACCACCGAGCAGATCCTGCAGGAGTTCGGCGAGTACGAGTCCATGCGCGCCACCCTGGAGAAGGACCACACCCAGGGTCAGGACGACGCGCTGCTCGACATCTACCGCAAGCTGCGCCCGGGCGAGCCGCCGACCCGCGAGGCCGCTCAGACGCTGCTCGAGAACCTGTACTTCAACCCGAAGCGCTACGACCTCGCGAAGGTCGGCCGCTACAAGGTCAACAAGAAGCTGGGTGCGGACGAGCCGCTGAGCGCGGGCGTCCTCACCACCGACGACGTCATCGCCACGATCAAGTACCTGGTCAAGCTCCACGCGGGCGAGACCGAGACGATCGGCGCGAGCGGCACGGAGATCGTCGTCGAGCCCGACGACATCGACCACTTCGGCAACCGTCGTCTGCGCAACGTCGGCGAGCTCATCCAGAACCAGGTCCGCACGGGTCTGGCTCGTATGGAGCGCGTCGTGCGTGAGCGCATGACCACCCAGGACGTCGAGGCGATCACGCCGCAGACCCTGATCAACATCCGGCCGGTCGTCGCCTCCATCAAGGAGTTCTTCGGCACCAGCCAGCTGTCGCAGTTCATGGACCAGAACAACCCGCTGTCCGGGCTGACGCACAAGCGTCGTCTGTCCGCGCTCGGCCCGGGTGGTCTGTCCCGTGAGCGGGCCGGCTTCGAGGTCCGAGACGTGCACCCGTCCCACTACGGACGCATGTGCCCGATCGAGACCCCCGAAGGCCCGAACATCGGTCTGATCGGTTCGCTCGCCTCGTACGGCCGGATCAACCCCTTCGGCTTCATCGAGACGCCGTACCGCAAGGTCGTCGACGGCCAGGTCACCGACGAGGTCGACTACGTCACCGCCGACGAGGAGGACCGCTTCGTCATCGCCCAGGCGAACGCGACCCTGAACGACGAGCTCCAGTTCACCGAGCCTCGCGTCCTGGTCCGTAAGCGTGGCGGCGAGGTCGACTACGTCCTCCCGGCGGACGTGGACTACATGGACGTCTCGCCGCGCCAGATGGTGTCGGTCGCGACCGCGATGATCCCGTTCCTCGAGCACGACGACGCCAACCGTGCCCTCATGGGCGCGAACATGATGCGTCAGGCCGTCCCGCTGATTAAGTCGGAGGCCCCGCTCGTCGGCACCGGCATGGAGTACCGCTGCGCCACCGACGCCGGCGACGTGCTCAAGGCCGAGAAGGACGGTGTCGTCCAGGAGCTGTCGGCCGACTACATCACGGTCGCCAACGACGACGGCACGTACATCACGTACCGCCTGCACAAGTTCTCCCGCTCGAACCAGGGCACCTCGGTCAACCAGAAGGTCGTCGTCAACGAGGGCGACCGGGTCATCGAGGGCCAGGTGCTGGCCGACGGTCCCGCCACCGAAGACGGCGAGATGGCGCTCGGCAAGAACCTGCTCGTGGCGTTCATGCCGTGGGAGGGCCACAACTACGAGGACGCGATCATCCTGTCGCAGCGCCTCGTGCAGGACGACGTCCTCTCCTCGATCCACATCGAGGAGCACGAGGTCGACGCCCGTGACACCAAGCTGGGCCCCGAGGAGATCACCCGGGACATCCCGAACGTCTCCGAGGAGGTCCTCGCCGACCTCGACGAGCGCGGCATCATCCGCATCGGTGCGGACGTCGTCGCCGGCGACATCCTCGTCGGCAAGGTCACGCCCAAGGGCGAGACCGAGCTGACCCCCGAGGAGCGGCTGCTCCGCGCGATCTTCGGTGAGAAGGCCCGCGAGGTGCGTGACACCTCGCTGAAGGTCCCGCACGGCGAGATCGGCAAGGTCATCGGCGTCCGCGTCTTCGACCGCGAGGAGGGCGACGAGCTTCCTCCGGGCGTGAACCAGCTGGTCCGCGTCTACGTCGCCCAGAAGCGCAAGATCACCGACGGTGACAAGCTGGCCGGCCGTCACGGCAACAAGGGTGTCATCTCCAAGATCCTTCCGATCGAGGACATGCCGTTCCTCGAGGACGGAACGCCGGTCGACATCATCCTCAACCCGCTCGGTGTGCCGTCCCGAATGAACCCGGGACAGGTCCTGGAGATCCACCTCGGCTGGCTCGCCAGCCGCGGCTGGGACGTCTCCGGTCTCGCCGAGGAGTGGGCGCAGCGCCTGCAGGCCATCGGTGCCGACCAGGTCGCCCCCGGCACCAACGTCGCCACCCCGGTCTTCGACGGTGCGCGTGAGGACGAGCTCGCGGGTCTGCTCCAGCACACCATCCCGAACCGCGACGGCGAGCGCATGGTGCTCCCGACCGGTAAGGCGCGCCTGTTCGACGGCCGCTCCGGCGAGCCGTTCCCGGACCCGATCTCGGTCGGGTACATGTACATCCTCAAGCTGCACCACCTGGTCGACGACAAGCTGCACGCCCGGTCGACCGGCCCGTACTCGATGATCACCCAGCAGCCGCTGGGTGGTAAGGCCCAGTTCGGTGGCCAGCGCTTCGGTGAGATGGAGGTGTGGGCGCTGGAGGCTTATGGCGCCGCGTACGCCCTCCAGGAGCTGCTGACGATCAAGTCCGACGACGTGACCGGCCGCGTGAAGGTCTACGAGGCCATCGTCAAGGGCGAGAACATCCCTGAGCCCGGCATCCCCGAGTCCTTCAAGGTGCTCATCAAGGAGATGCAGTCCCTGTGCCTCAACGTGGAGGTGCTGTCCTCGGACGGCATGTCCATCGAGATGCGCGACACCGACGAGGACGTCTTCCGCGCAGCGGAGGAGCTCGGCATCGACCTGTCCCGGCGCGAGCCGAGCAGCGTCGAAGAGGTCTGA
- a CDS encoding DNA-directed RNA polymerase subunit beta': MLDVNFFDELRIGLATADDIRQWSHGEVKKPETINYRTLKPEKDGLFCEKIFGPTRDWECYCGKYKRVRFKGIICERCGVEVTRAKVRRERMGHIELAAPVTHIWYFKGVPSRLGYLLDLAPKDLEKVIYFAAYMITYVDDERRTRDLPSLEAHVSVERQQIENRRDSDLENRAKKLENDLGELEAEGAKADVRRKVREGAEREMKQLRDRAQREIDRLDEVWTRFKNLKVQDLEGDELLYRELRDRFGTYFDGSMGAAALQKRLETFDLEEEAERLREIIRTGKGQKKTRALKRLKVVSAFLQTANSPKGMVLDCVPVIPPDLRPMVQLDGGRFATSDLNDLYRRVINRNNRLKRLLDLGAPEIIVNNEKRMLQEAVDALFDNGRRGRPVTGPGNRPLKSLSDMLKGKQGRFRQNLLGKRVDYSARSVIVVGPQLKLHQCGLPKAMALELFKPFVMKRLVDLNHAQNIKSAKRMVERGRTVVYDVLEEVIAEHPVLLNRAPTLHRLGIQAFEPQLVEGKAIQIHPLVCTAFNADFDGDQMAVHLPLSAEAQAEARILMLSSNNILKPADGRPVTMPTQDMVLGLFFLTTDGELRDTKGEGRAFGSTAEAIMAFDAGELALQSPIDIRFPIGTVPPRGWVPPVAEEGEPEWQQGDSFRVRTTLGRALFNELLPEDYPFVDYSVGKKQLSEIVNDLAERYPKVIVAATLDNLKAAGFFWATRSGVTVAISDVVVPEAKKEIVKGYEAQDEKVQKQYERGLITKEERTQELIAIWTKATNEVAEAMNANFPKTNPIFMMVDSGARGNMMQMRQIAGMRGLVSNAKNETIPRPIKASFREGLSVLEYFISTHGARKGLADTALRTADSGYLTRRLVDVSQDVIIREEDCGTERGLKLKIAERAADGTLRKTDDVETSVYARMLAEDVVVDGKVIAPANVDLGDVLIDALVNAGVEEVKTRSVLTCESAVGTCAFCYGRSLATGKLVDIGEAVGIIAAQSIGEPGTQLTMRTFHTGGVAGDDITQGLPRVVELFEARQPKGVAPISEAAGRVRIEETEKTKKIVITPDDGTDETAFPISKRARLLVGEGDHVEVGQKLTVGATNPHDVLRILGQRAVQVHLVGEVQKVYNSQGVSIHDKHIEIIIRQMLRRVTIIESGDAELLPGELVERSKFETENRRVVQEGGHPASGRPQLMGITKASLATESWLSAASFQETTRVLTDAAINAKSDSLIGLKENVIIGKLIPAGTGLSRYRNIRVEPTEEAKAAMYSAVGYDDIDYSPFGTGSGQAVPLEDYDYGPYNQ; the protein is encoded by the coding sequence GTGCTCGACGTCAACTTCTTCGACGAGCTCCGGATCGGTCTGGCCACCGCTGACGACATCCGTCAGTGGAGCCACGGCGAGGTCAAGAAGCCGGAGACCATCAACTACCGCACCCTGAAGCCCGAGAAGGACGGACTCTTCTGCGAGAAGATCTTCGGTCCGACCCGGGACTGGGAGTGCTACTGCGGCAAGTACAAGCGTGTCCGCTTCAAGGGCATCATCTGCGAGCGGTGTGGCGTCGAGGTCACCCGCGCGAAGGTGCGCCGTGAGCGGATGGGCCACATCGAGCTCGCCGCTCCCGTCACCCACATCTGGTACTTCAAGGGCGTTCCGTCGCGCCTTGGCTACCTGCTCGACCTCGCTCCGAAGGACCTGGAGAAGGTCATCTACTTCGCGGCGTACATGATCACGTACGTCGACGACGAGCGCCGGACGCGCGACCTGCCCTCGCTGGAGGCGCACGTCTCCGTCGAGCGTCAGCAGATCGAGAACCGTCGCGACTCCGACCTGGAGAACCGCGCCAAGAAGCTGGAGAACGACCTCGGCGAGCTCGAGGCCGAGGGCGCCAAGGCCGACGTGCGCCGCAAGGTGCGCGAGGGTGCCGAGCGTGAGATGAAGCAGCTGCGCGACCGTGCGCAGCGCGAGATCGACCGCCTGGACGAGGTCTGGACCCGCTTCAAGAACCTCAAGGTCCAGGACCTGGAGGGCGACGAGCTCCTCTACCGCGAGCTGCGTGACCGCTTCGGCACGTACTTCGACGGTTCGATGGGTGCCGCGGCGCTGCAGAAGCGCCTGGAGACCTTCGACCTCGAGGAGGAGGCCGAGCGCCTCCGCGAGATCATCCGCACCGGCAAGGGCCAGAAGAAGACCCGTGCGCTCAAGCGCCTCAAGGTCGTCTCCGCGTTCCTGCAGACCGCGAACAGCCCCAAGGGCATGGTTCTCGACTGCGTGCCGGTCATCCCGCCGGACCTGCGTCCGATGGTGCAGCTGGACGGTGGCCGCTTCGCGACCTCCGACCTGAACGACCTGTACCGCCGCGTGATCAACCGCAACAACCGTCTGAAGCGCCTGCTCGACCTCGGTGCCCCCGAGATCATCGTGAACAACGAGAAGCGGATGCTCCAGGAGGCGGTCGACGCCCTCTTCGACAACGGCCGTCGCGGTCGCCCGGTCACGGGCCCCGGCAACCGTCCGCTGAAGTCCCTCAGCGACATGCTGAAGGGCAAGCAGGGTCGATTCCGTCAGAACCTGCTCGGTAAGCGTGTGGACTACTCCGCGCGTTCCGTCATCGTCGTCGGCCCGCAGCTCAAGCTGCACCAGTGCGGTCTGCCGAAGGCCATGGCGCTGGAGCTCTTCAAGCCGTTCGTGATGAAGCGCCTGGTCGACCTGAACCACGCGCAGAACATCAAGTCGGCGAAGCGGATGGTCGAGCGCGGCCGCACGGTCGTGTACGACGTCCTCGAAGAGGTCATCGCCGAGCACCCGGTTCTGCTGAACCGTGCGCCCACGCTGCACCGCCTCGGCATCCAGGCCTTCGAGCCGCAGCTGGTCGAGGGCAAGGCCATCCAGATCCACCCGCTCGTCTGCACCGCGTTCAACGCGGACTTCGACGGTGACCAGATGGCCGTCCACCTGCCGCTCTCCGCGGAGGCGCAGGCCGAGGCCCGCATCCTGATGCTGTCCTCGAACAACATCCTCAAGCCCGCCGACGGCCGTCCGGTGACGATGCCGACCCAGGACATGGTCCTCGGTCTGTTCTTCCTCACCACCGACGGTGAGCTCCGTGACACCAAGGGCGAGGGCCGCGCGTTCGGCTCCACGGCCGAGGCGATCATGGCGTTCGACGCCGGCGAGCTGGCGCTGCAGTCCCCGATCGACATCCGCTTCCCGATCGGCACCGTCCCGCCGCGCGGCTGGGTTCCCCCGGTCGCCGAGGAGGGCGAGCCGGAGTGGCAGCAGGGTGACTCGTTCCGCGTCCGGACGACCCTGGGCCGCGCGCTCTTCAACGAGCTGCTGCCCGAGGACTACCCGTTCGTCGACTACTCGGTGGGCAAGAAGCAGCTCTCCGAGATCGTCAACGACCTGGCCGAGCGCTACCCCAAGGTCATCGTGGCGGCGACGCTCGACAACCTGAAGGCGGCGGGCTTCTTCTGGGCGACCCGTTCCGGCGTCACCGTGGCCATCTCCGACGTCGTCGTTCCCGAGGCGAAGAAGGAGATCGTCAAGGGTTACGAGGCGCAGGACGAGAAGGTCCAGAAGCAGTACGAGCGCGGTCTGATCACCAAGGAAGAGCGCACGCAGGAGCTCATCGCGATCTGGACCAAGGCGACCAACGAGGTTGCCGAGGCGATGAACGCGAACTTCCCCAAGACGAACCCCATCTTCATGATGGTTGACTCGGGTGCCCGAGGAAACATGATGCAGATGCGGCAGATCGCCGGTATGCGTGGTCTGGTGTCGAACGCCAAGAACGAGACCATCCCGCGTCCCATCAAGGCGTCCTTCCGTGAGGGCCTCTCCGTCCTCGAGTACTTCATCTCGACGCACGGTGCCCGTAAGGGTCTCGCCGACACCGCCCTGCGTACCGCCGACTCGGGTTACCTGACCCGTCGTCTGGTGGACGTCTCGCAGGACGTGATCATCCGCGAGGAGGACTGTGGCACCGAGCGCGGTCTGAAGCTGAAGATCGCCGAGCGCGCCGCGGACGGCACCCTGCGCAAGACGGACGACGTCGAGACCTCCGTGTACGCGCGGATGCTCGCCGAGGACGTCGTCGTGGACGGCAAGGTCATCGCGCCGGCCAACGTCGACCTGGGCGACGTGCTCATCGACGCGCTGGTCAACGCGGGCGTCGAGGAGGTCAAGACCCGCTCGGTCCTGACCTGTGAGTCGGCCGTCGGCACCTGTGCCTTCTGCTACGGCCGCTCGCTGGCCACCGGCAAGCTGGTCGACATCGGTGAGGCGGTCGGCATCATCGCCGCCCAGTCCATCGGTGAGCCCGGTACCCAGCTGACGATGCGTACCTTCCACACCGGTGGTGTGGCCGGTGACGACATCACCCAGGGTCTGCCCCGTGTCGTCGAGCTCTTCGAGGCCCGGCAGCCCAAGGGTGTCGCCCCGATCTCGGAGGCGGCCGGCCGCGTCCGCATCGAGGAGACCGAGAAGACCAAGAAGATCGTCATCACCCCGGACGACGGCACCGACGAGACGGCGTTCCCGATCTCGAAGCGCGCCCGTCTGCTCGTGGGCGAGGGCGACCACGTCGAGGTGGGCCAGAAGCTCACCGTGGGTGCCACCAACCCGCACGACGTGCTGCGGATCCTCGGCCAGCGTGCCGTCCAGGTCCACCTGGTCGGCGAGGTCCAGAAGGTCTACAACTCGCAGGGTGTGTCGATCCACGACAAGCACATCGAGATCATCATCCGGCAGATGCTGCGCCGCGTGACGATCATCGAGTCGGGCGACGCGGAGCTGCTGCCCGGCGAGCTCGTCGAGCGTTCGAAGTTCGAGACCGAGAACCGTCGTGTGGTCCAGGAAGGCGGCCACCCGGCCTCCGGCCGTCCGCAGCTGATGGGTATCACCAAGGCCTCGCTGGCGACGGAGTCCTGGCTGTCGGCCGCCTCCTTCCAGGAGACGACCCGAGTCCTGACGGATGCGGCGATCAACGCCAAGTCCGACAGCCTCATCGGCCTCAAGGAGAACGTCATCATCGGTAAGCTCATCCCGGCCGGTACGGGTCTGTCCCGCTACCGCAACATCCGGGTCGAGCCGACCGAGGAGGCCAAGGCCGCGATGTACTCGGCCGTCGGCTACGACGACATCGACTACTCGCCGTTCGGCACCGGCTCCGGCCAGGCCGTTCCGCTGGAGGACTACGACTACGGTCCGTACAACCAGTAA
- a CDS encoding peptidoglycan-binding protein: protein MATPLSADRFVAALRAEGVTVVEHDGWRTHNRNGHGAWGPVTGVMIHHTVSAGTENTVALCYDGYAGLPGPLCHGVIAKDGSVHLVASGRANHAGGGDPSVLQAVITETYGDRPPGPREHQGSAGAVDGNSRFYGFECINLGNGSDPWPPAQLDAIERVSAALCRAHDWGAKSVIGHSEWSDWKNDPRGFGMPGMRERVQKRLGSAPAAKPTAPKPAAPRYQPFPGTAFFRTTPSSPVVTAMGRRLTAEGCGRYQVGPSPRWSEADRRSYAAWQRKLGFSGTDADGWPGRASWNALKVPFVQ, encoded by the coding sequence ATGGCCACTCCCCTGTCCGCGGACCGCTTCGTCGCGGCGCTCCGCGCCGAAGGCGTCACCGTCGTCGAGCACGACGGCTGGCGCACCCACAACCGCAACGGCCACGGCGCCTGGGGCCCCGTGACCGGCGTGATGATCCACCACACCGTCTCCGCCGGCACGGAGAACACCGTCGCGCTCTGCTACGACGGCTACGCCGGCCTGCCCGGGCCGCTCTGCCACGGAGTGATCGCCAAGGACGGCTCGGTCCACCTGGTCGCGAGCGGCCGCGCCAACCACGCCGGCGGCGGCGACCCGTCCGTCCTCCAGGCCGTGATCACCGAGACCTACGGGGACCGCCCGCCCGGCCCGCGCGAACACCAGGGCAGCGCCGGCGCCGTCGACGGCAACTCCCGCTTCTACGGCTTCGAGTGCATCAACCTCGGCAACGGCAGCGACCCGTGGCCGCCCGCCCAGCTCGACGCCATCGAGCGGGTGTCCGCCGCCCTGTGCCGCGCCCACGACTGGGGCGCCAAGTCCGTGATCGGCCACTCCGAGTGGTCCGACTGGAAGAACGACCCGCGCGGCTTCGGCATGCCGGGCATGCGCGAGCGGGTCCAGAAGCGGCTCGGCTCCGCCCCGGCCGCCAAGCCCACCGCCCCCAAGCCGGCCGCCCCGCGCTACCAGCCGTTCCCCGGGACCGCCTTCTTCAGGACCACCCCCAGCTCCCCCGTCGTCACCGCGATGGGCCGCCGGCTGACCGCCGAGGGCTGCGGCCGCTACCAGGTCGGCCCGAGCCCGCGCTGGTCCGAGGCCGACCGCCGGTCGTACGCCGCCTGGCAGCGGAAGCTGGGCTTCTCCGGCACCGACGCCGACGGCTGGCCGGGCCGCGCCTCCTGGAACGCGCTGAAGGTCCCCTTCGTCCAGTAA
- a CDS encoding ATP-binding protein → MNIDPTQPWGVAIDYAGRARVTENGHTLDIRVYDNSFGGTLDRDPVTGQYPSVQVSATFSENGAGDAVLRGSALVVVTAQDGNPAVPDPTAVQRAVATALADFDNRRAAYAALCATWAPPAPAPAP, encoded by the coding sequence ATGAACATCGACCCCACCCAGCCGTGGGGCGTGGCCATCGACTACGCGGGCCGCGCCCGTGTGACCGAGAACGGCCACACCCTCGACATCCGCGTCTACGACAACTCCTTCGGCGGCACCCTCGACCGCGACCCGGTCACCGGCCAGTACCCGTCGGTCCAGGTCTCGGCCACGTTCAGCGAGAACGGCGCGGGCGACGCCGTCCTGCGCGGCAGCGCCCTCGTCGTCGTCACCGCCCAGGACGGCAACCCGGCCGTCCCCGACCCGACGGCCGTGCAGCGGGCCGTCGCCACGGCGCTCGCCGACTTCGACAACCGTCGCGCCGCCTACGCCGCGCTCTGCGCCACCTGGGCGCCGCCGGCCCCCGCCCCGGCCCCGTAA
- a CDS encoding phage distal tail protein, whose protein sequence is MAETTAPYAGSNFTADLAPGSLITQDGQLQWAGLLIGPGTPFAVDRSGLQGWEDLPEYDSSDADRPTSHGAWPGSRYAKPRKIGGTIVLMPEWNQAGEAVRALRQALALLDEERWLTVRLHGEMLSVRARIAQRVVPADQGFATQGSSKMSIQWLATDPRRYAVDEQSASTTPPQPESGLVWPLTWPLSWGEAKSTGDAVAVNTGSAATHPVIVFRGPCSMPTVTERVSRRRLRYAIDLAAGDELVVDTANGTVMLNNTASRRHTAMADSSPEELFLLEPGRTELAFRPDAATPEALMTVRWRSAEW, encoded by the coding sequence ATGGCCGAGACCACCGCCCCCTATGCCGGAAGCAACTTCACCGCCGACCTCGCGCCCGGCTCGCTGATCACCCAGGACGGGCAGCTGCAGTGGGCCGGGCTGCTCATCGGGCCCGGTACGCCGTTCGCCGTCGACCGCAGCGGACTCCAGGGCTGGGAGGACCTGCCCGAGTACGACTCCTCCGACGCCGACCGGCCCACCTCGCACGGTGCCTGGCCCGGCTCCCGCTACGCCAAGCCGCGCAAGATCGGCGGCACGATCGTCCTGATGCCGGAGTGGAACCAGGCCGGCGAGGCCGTCCGCGCCCTGCGCCAGGCGCTCGCCCTGCTCGACGAGGAGCGCTGGCTCACCGTCCGGCTGCACGGCGAGATGCTCTCCGTCCGCGCCCGGATCGCCCAGCGCGTGGTCCCCGCCGACCAGGGCTTCGCCACCCAGGGCAGCTCCAAGATGTCGATCCAGTGGCTCGCCACCGACCCGCGCCGCTACGCCGTCGACGAGCAGTCCGCCTCCACCACCCCGCCGCAGCCGGAATCGGGCCTGGTCTGGCCGCTGACGTGGCCGCTCAGCTGGGGCGAGGCCAAGTCCACCGGTGACGCCGTCGCCGTGAACACCGGCTCCGCCGCGACCCACCCGGTGATCGTCTTCCGCGGCCCGTGCTCCATGCCGACCGTCACCGAGCGGGTCAGCCGGCGCCGCCTGCGGTACGCGATCGACCTGGCCGCCGGCGACGAGCTCGTCGTCGACACCGCCAACGGCACCGTGATGCTCAACAACACCGCGTCCCGCCGTCACACCGCCATGGCCGACTCCAGCCCCGAGGAGCTGTTCCTCCTCGAACCCGGCCGCACCGAACTGGCGTTCCGGCCCGACGCGGCCACTCCCGAGGCCCTGATGACGGTCCGCTGGCGCAGCGCCGAGTGGTGA